In Apium graveolens cultivar Ventura chromosome 10, ASM990537v1, whole genome shotgun sequence, the following are encoded in one genomic region:
- the LOC141690091 gene encoding omega-3 fatty acid desaturase, chloroplastic-like yields the protein MASWVISECGLRPLPRIYARPRSGASCFNSKNPVKNLRFLDANVKIPMMSSRNWGLRVSVPMSVPSVSEEEERLESLVDEENEFDPGAPPPFKLSDVRAAIPKHCWVKDPVRSMSYVLRDVLIVFGLAVAASLVNNWAVWPLYWIAQGTMFWALFVLGHDCGHGSFSNDAKLNSVVGHILHSSILVPYHGWRISHRTHHQNHGHVENDESWHPLSEKLFNSLDDLTRKFRFTLPFPMLAYPFYLWGRSPGKKGSHYDPSSDLFVPNERKDVITSTVCWTAMAALLVGLNFVMGPVKMLMLYGIPYWIFVMWLDFVTYLHHHGHDDKLPWYRGKEWSYLRGGLTTLDRDYGWINNIHHDIGTHVVHHLFPQIPHYHLIEATEAAKPVFGKYYREPKKSGAVPFHLLATLWKSFKKDHFVSDTGDVVYYQAHPEIIKTQK from the exons ATGGCAAGTTGGGTGATTTCAGAATGTGGGCTAAGGCCACTTCCAAGAATCTATGCCAGGCCCAGAAGTGGTGCTTCATGTTTCAACTCCAAGAATCCTGTAAAGAATCTAAGATTCTTGGATGCAAATGTGAAGATTCCAATGATGAGCTCAAGGAACTGGGGATTGAGAGTGAGTGTGCCAATGAGTGTTCCAAGTGTGAGTGAAGAGGAAGAGAGATTGGAGAGTTTGGTTGATGAAGAGAATGAATTTGACCCTGGTGCTCCACCACCTTTTAAGTTGTCTGATGTTAGAGCTGCTATTCCTAAGCATTGTTGGGTTAAGGATCCTGTGAGATCTATGAGCTATGTTTTGAGAGATGTTTTGATTGTTTTTGGATTGGCGGTTGCTGCTTCTTTGGTTAATAATTGGGCTGTTTGGCCTCTTTATTGGATTGCTCAGGGAACTATGTTTTGGGCTCTTTTTGTTCTTGGCCATGATTG CGGTCATGGAAGTTTTTCCAATGATGCCAAGCTGAATAGTGTTGTTGGACATATTCTTCACTCTTCTATTCTTGTGCCATATCATGGATG GAGAATCAGCCATAGAACTCATCATCAGAACCATGGACATGTTGAGAACGATGAATCTTGGCATCCG TTATCAGAGAAGCTGTTTAACAGTTTGGATGATTTAACAAGGAAATTTAGGTTCACTTTGCCATTCCCTATGCTTGCTTATCCTTTTTATCTG TGGGGTCGAAGTCCTGGGAAGAAGGGGTCACATTACGATCCGAGCAGTGATTTATTTGTGCCTAATGAAAGAAAAGATGTGATCACCTCGACGGTTTGTTGGACCGCGATGGCTGCACTGCTTGTTGGTTTGAACTTTGTTATGGGTCCTGTAAAAATGCTTATGCTCTATGGAATTCCCTATTGG ATTTTTGTAATGTGGTTGGATTTTGTGACATACTTGCATCACCATGGTCACGATGACAAGCTTCCATGGTACCGTGGCAAG GAATGGAGCTATCTGAGAGGTGGGCTTACAACGCTTGATCGCGATTACGGATGGATCAACAACATCCACCATGACATAGGAACTCATGTTGTTCATCATTTGTTCCCTCAGATCCCACATTACCACCTAATAGAAGCT ACGGAAGCTGCAAAGCCGGTGTTCGGGAAGTACTACAGGGAACCAAAGAAGTCTGGAGCAGTTCCATTTCACTTGCTGGCAACACTCTGGAAAAGTTTCAAGAAGGATCATTTTGTTAGTGATACAGGGGATGTTGTGTACTACCAAGCACATCCTGAAATTATCAAAACCCAAAAGTGA